The nucleotide window CTCACCTGCTCGCAGAGCGGCGCGGGCGGCCCCACGCTGGCCTGCCTGGGCTGGGTGACGCCCGCCCTGGTGTCGGCGGCGGGAGCATGGGACACGCCGCTGACCCTGCTGCACGGCGACTGCCGCACCTGCCCCGTGGGCGCGCCCGACGTGCCCGAGCGGCTCCGGCGCGTGGCGGGGGAGGCGCAGGCGTTGCGGGCCGCGACCGGGCAGCCCGCACGGGTCACGGTGCGCGAGGCCACGCCGGAAGACCGTGACCGGGCCGTGCGGGTGTCGCGCCGCGGGGCCTTTACCCAGCTGCTGCGCGCGGGGCGGCAGCAGGTCGCGCAGGCGCTTCCCGAGCGGCCCCTGCCCTTCGTGGACTGGAGCCAGCCGGAAGAACGCACCCCGGAAGAATGGCGCTGGCGGGCGCGGACGCTGGTGCCCGCCCCGGCCCCGGATGCCGGGGTTCACTGGCCCGCGCCCCTGGTCGACGACACCTGCATCGACTGCCCCGTCTGCGCCAACGTCTGCCCGACCCAGGCCATCACCCGCGACCTGAAGCCGGAAGGGGGCGTGCAGCTCCTGCTGAACCTCTCCGCCTGCACGAGCTGCATGGCCTGTCTGCGCTCCTGTCCCCCGCAGGCCATCCACATGCAGGAAGAGTGGCTCCCGGCGGCCTTCCACCTGCCGATCCTGATCCGTGACAGCGACTCGGTGATGTAATCGGGTGAGGTAGCCCGGGAAGGCGGGCCTACACGTACAGCCGAGCGTACCCGCGCCGCTCCAGCTCCGCCACGTTCAGCAGCTTGCCGACCGTGTAGTACTTGATGCCCTCGCCGCCGGGCGTGAGGCAGCGGGCCTGGCTGCCGCGCATCAGCGTGCAGGAGGCGTACCAGGGCGCAGGCAGCCCGCCCGCGTGCAGGGCCTGCCGGATGCGGCCCAGCGAGAGCATCACGCCCAGGCCGCTGGGCTGGAAATGGTGCAGCAGCCAGTCGGCCCGGGTGCGCAGGTGGCCGCCCTCGCAGGTGAACCACTCCGGGACTGTCGGAGCGTCGAACGCCAGCGTGCCGGGTGGAGGAGGCAGCCTCCCGCCCCGCCGTGCGCCGCGCACCCAGAGCTGCTCGTAGGCCTCTGGCGAGATCAGGTCATGCGTCTCGAAGGCGACGTTCTCTGTCCGGCGACTGCCTGCTGGCGCGGGAAAGTCGGCCAGCGCGTACTGCTCGGACTTGACCTCCAGCGTACGCCCCTCCCCGCCCTGGCTCCAGAGTTCCAGATCCCCGTAAACCTGCTCCTGCCGTGGGCGGGGTTCCAGCCGCACCTCCACCCCCAGCACCTGCTCGCTCACGGCGCGGCGCACCCGCCCGTCCACCCGCACCACCACGCGGGCGAGGGGCGTGCCGTCTCGGAAGGGCAGGGCCTCCCGGTGCCGGGCGAGCAGCCGCGCGACGGCGACCTCCCCGGCATCGCCCAGGCGTTTGGCGTCGTCGAAGGAGCGGGAGGTGGGGTCCATGCCCCATGCTAGGACGGCGCTCCGTTGCGTTGCCGCATGTTTCAGGCGTCCACTCCACTGCGCGCCGCCCTTTCTGCGTTACTCGCTTCGCTCGGCAAGGTTGCCAAAAGGCGGCAACCTTTCTGCGCCCCGCCCTAGGCCGCGCGCCTCCCCGCACAGGCCCCACATCGTCACCTCGGTTCCCCCGCGCGGCCCTCCCCGCCCTACACTGAACAGCGTGTTGCCCGCCCGCTCCCCCTATGCCCGGCTGGAGGGGTTCCTGCGCGACATCCTGGGCGGCGGCGCGGCCCTCCTCCACGAGGACGAGGCGGCCCCCGCCCGCACCCTCAGGGCGGCGGACCTGGGCTGGTCGGAGGCGGTGCGGCGCGGCTTCGGCTTCCCGGAGGTCTTCAGCCACCAGGCCGAGACGTACCGCCTGATGCGGGATGGTCGGCATGTCATCGTAACCACGCCGACGGCGAGCGGCAAGACGGGGGCCTTTTTTCCTGCCGTCTTTGAGCGGCTGGAACGCGACCCACAGGCCACCGCCCTCTTCGTCTATCCCCTGGTGGCCCTGGGCCAGGACCAGCGCGACAAATTGAGCGCCTTCCGCGAGCGTGGGGAGTTTGGCTGGGACATCGGGGCCTTTCAGGGGGGGGCGCAACCCGGCGAGGTCTTCCGCGAGAACGTGCGGATGGTGACGGCCACGCCCGACAAGCTGCACTGGTCGCTGACCCAGCCGCGCGTGCGCGAATTCCTGCGTCGCCTCTCCTTCATCGTGCTGGACGAGGCGCACACCTACCGGGGCGGCTTCGGCAGCGAGGTGGCGGGGATGCTGCGGCGGCTCCTCGACCTTGCGCGGGCGCTGGGCGCAAATCCCCAGGTGGTGCTGTCCACCGCCACCATCGGCAACCCCGCCGAGTTCGCGCGGGAACTGGTGGGCGTGGATGCGGTGGAGGTCAGCGAATCCGGCGCGGCCCGGCACGGCAAGCGCTATTACCTCGCGGACCACCGGGGGCAGCCGCGCCGCTTCTGGGACGCGGTGGTGAGTGCCAGCATCCAGCGCAACCTTAAGGTTCTGGCCTTTTTCCGGGGTCGTTCGCGCGCCGCCCGGCTGTACTCGACCTACCGCGCGCAGCCCCTTTACCGCAGCCACGTCCACCTCTACATGGCGGGCACCTCCGACCGCGAGGGCCGCCTAACCGAGTTCCGCCGCGCCAGCAGCGGCGTGATGTTCGCCACCAACGCGCTGGAGGCCGGGGTGGACATCGGGGACCTGGAAGTGGTCATCATCGACGGCTATCCCGGCTCGCGGATGGCCTTTCGGCAGATGGCGGGCCGCGCCGGCCGGGTCGCGCCGGGCCTGGTGCTGTACCTCCCCGCGCTGAACGAACAGGGCGTGCCGCAGCCGGTGGACGCCTTCTACTCCAACGCCGGGAACTTCCGCGAACTCGTCACCGGCCCGATTGAAAAGGCCGTCGTGGAGGCCGAGAATCCCTACCTCTCCCCCCGCCACCGCGCCCGCGCGAACGAGGAGTTCAAGGCGGCGGGCCTCCCCGCCGAGGTTGGCCCCGGCCCCAAATATTGGAACCTGCGCGGCGAGGGCAGCGCCAAGTTCGCGGTGATTGAGGAAAGTGACTGGGTGCAGAAGGGCCACCGCGCCTTCGACGCGCCGCTCGAATCCCCCAGCCAGCACTACGCGCTCACCGAGAAGCACGAGGGGGCGGTCTTCACACTGGACGGGCAGGGCTACAAGGTGACGCGCTGGGAGGAACATCCGGCGGGGACCGCGATTCTGGTGGAAAAGTTCGACGCCGCCAACCTCTTCACGCGCGGCCTGTATTCCATCGAGGTCAGCCCGGTGAAGATGGGCGAATGGGTGCGACGCGGCCCCCTGGCCTACCGCCACGGCGAGGTGGTCATTCGCCGCCGCTACACCGGCTTCATGATGATGCGTCAGGTCTTCGAGCGCGTCTGCACCGGCTGCGACCGCGAGCCGGACCCCACCGAGCGGGTCTGCCGGAGCTGCGGGGGCCGCATTCAGGACAGGATGCAGGACCACAAGCTCTCCGAGCATCTCTACGATGACCCGCTCGAACTCCCGCCCTTCCGCACCTCGGCCCTGGAAGTCGGCGTGGACGCCCGCGCCACCGAGCAGCCCACCGCCGTCGCGCACACCCTCAAGCACCTCCTCCAGAAGCTCACCCCCGAGCGGGTGGCCTGCGACGAGAACGATCTGGCAGGCGCTTTCCGCTCCGACCGCGACAACTACTTCTTCCTTTACGACGACTGGCTGGGCGGCCTGGGCGTTAGCCGCCGTGCCTTCGAGAACATGGACGACCTGCTGCGCCGCGCGCTGGACCTGACGGCCAAGACGTGTTGCAAGGAACCGCACGGCTGCTACGAGTGCATCGCGGTGAGCCGCTGCTACGCGCCTTTCCTCGCCAGCGGCGAGCGGCGGCCCACCGACAAGCCCGCCACCCGCGCCTTTCTGGAGGCCCTGCTGGGCGTGCAAATCGCGCCGCAGCCCGAGCCGGACGCCGTCACGCTGCCCGAAGTGCCCGCCCTCCCCGCGTCCTGGCCCCTTCAGGCGCGGGAACTGCTCGACCTGCACGGCCTCTCGCTTCCCGAGGTCAGCGCCCGCCTGGGCATTCCCAGCCGCGAGCTTCAGCGAGCGGTCAGCACCACCGAGCCTCTGCGACTCCGCCACGCCAAGTTCGGGGAGGGGGTGTTTCTCCAGGGCTTCGGCCAGGGGGACCGCCGCGAGGTGCTGGCGTATTTTCCGGGGGTGGGGCAGAAGCGCCTGCTCCTCAAGTTCGCCGGATTGACGGTCATCGAGAAGGCCGGGGCAGCAGCGGCCCCCGGCGGTTGACCCCACCTCAGCGGCGTGGCTATACTCTCTTGCGCTTCAGCAGAAGCGGCAACACATGCTGAGCGGGGACTGTGTTGATCTGGGGATATGGTGTAATGGCAGCACAACAGATTTTGGATCTGTTTGTCTAGGTTCGAATCCTGGTATCCCTGCCACCTGTTGGCCTTCGGGGCGGAACATTCAAGTGTTCCGCCCCGGCTCTTTTGCGCCCGGCCGACGGCTGGCCGCTGCCTCTATGAGGCCCAATTCTATCCCGGCTCACGTTCCGTCAGGTGGGCTTCACCCAACGTCAGGCGGGGGAGCCTAGGCTGACTTCAGCAGCGGACCACCGGTTTTCCCGCACTGGGACGTAACCCGGTCCCCGGTATCCCGCTGAAGGAGACGCCATGAAGAAGCCCGCCATCCTGTTCGCCCTGACCGCTTCCCTGCTTGCGCCTCTCGCCGCCCCCGCCCTGGCCGCCCCCGTCATCAGCGCCCAGAGCATCATCGTGAACCCCGTCCAGACCAGCCTCCAGGCGCGCGTCTGGGTGGACCGTGACGCCAGTGGCTCGCGCACGCCGAACTACCGCATCGGCGACCGCATCCGCGTCTCGGTCAGCGTGAACGAGAACGCCTACGTCTACCTCTTCTACGTGGACCCCGACGGCAGCGTGGACCAGATTCTCCCCAACCGGCTGGGCGGCAGCAACTACGTCCGCAAGGGCGAGGTGCGCACCTTCCCCTCCCCGCGCGACAACTTCGTGTTCAACGTGGGCGGCAACCCCGGCCTGAACAAGGTGCTGGTCGTCGCCAGCCGCCGCCCGCTCGACCTCTCCGAACTCAGCTCCTTCCGCAGCGGCCAGCCGTTCGCGCAGGTGAACGCCAAGGGCAGCCAGCAGCTCGCCCAGGCCCTCAGCATCGTGGTGAACCCGGTCGAGCAGCCCGTCCCGCAGCAGGACTGGGTCAGCGACACGGCCTTCTTCAACGCCACCTACTGAGGCTCCGGCAGGCAGAACGGGCATCCCCTGGGGTGCCTGTTTTTGTGCCTCCCGCTGGGTGCGCCTGCCAGGAGGGCAGCCAGCGGCCAGCCACCAGCGAGTGGGCTACCGCGTCAGCACGTAAAAGGCCCGCTCGCCTTCCCGCGCGAGGTCGGTCACGGCGTAGCCCCGTGCCAGGTACGCGCCCAGCACCTCCCGTAACGCCAGCCGCCAGGCCAGCCGGGCCGCTTCGGGCAGGCGGTCGGCCTGTGTCGGCACCTCGGCCAATACCCGCTCCCCGCTCAGGTTCAGTCGGGAAGGGCCGGGCAGGTCCCCCGCCGCCTCCAGCGCCCGCTCGCCCTGGGCAGGGGGGGCGGGTCGTTCGGCGTGTGGCCGCGTCAGGTCCCATTCCACCACCAGGCGGTCGGCGGGAAAGGCCGTCTCGCGATCCTCCCCCAGTGCGTACCAGTCGGGGTGGTAGCTCACGGCCCGCGCCCCCAGCTTGCCCAGGTTCAGCCGGGCGTTGCGCGCCACCAGGGGGTCGAAGGTCCAGGTCATGCGGGTCAGGCCCTGCGCCAAGGCCCGCTCCCGCTGCGCCAGCTTCAGGGCGACGGCGGCCCCGCTTCCGCGCCAGCCCGGCCCCACCGCCAGCAGGTGCGAATGGTGCCAGACCTGTCCGCCTTGCAGCGCCGGAAACCCGTAGGCCAGGCCGAAGGGGAGAGCAGCGGCGTCTCCCTGGGCCGGATATGCGCCGAGCACAATCGCGCCCGTGTGTGCCCCGATGCGGAACATGGTCGCGGGCAGCACCTCGCGGTCGGCGTAGCCCCAGGCCTGCACCTGCACGTCCTCCAGCGCGCGCATGGCCCAGGGGTCCGTCACGTCCCGGATAACAAAGGCCCGCGTGTTCGGCTCGCTCAAGCCCGGTACTCCTCGTCCAGTTCCGCCCGCCCCGCGATAAAGTCCCGGTTCAGCGTCACGCCGATGCCCGGCCCCTGCGGCACCGGCATCAAACCATCTGTCGCTTCCAGGGCTTCGTTCACCACGTCCGTCTCCCAGTAGCGGCTGGCGCTGCTGGTGTCGCCCGGCAGCGTGAAGTCCGGCAGGGTCGAGAGGTGGATGTTGTGCGCCCGGCCTACGCCGCTTTCCAGCATTCCGCCGCACCAGACCGGGGCACCGAACGCCTGGGCCACGTCGTGCACCCGCCGCGCCTCCGCGTGCCCCCCGACGCGCGCCACCTTGATATTGATAACCCGGCCCGCCCCCAGCGCGAGGCCCTTGCGGGCGTCCTGCGCGCTGGCCACGCTCTCGTCCAGGCACAGCGGCGTGCGCAGGCGGCGTTGCAGTTCGGCGTGGTCCACCAGATCGTCCCACGCCAGCGGCTGCTCGATATACGTCAGGTCATAGGCGTCCAGCGCCGCCAGCCGTCCCGAATCCGCCAGGGTATAGGCGCTGTTCGCGTCCACAGTGAGGCGGATGTCGGGAAAGGCCTCGCGCACGGCCCGCACCGGCCCTACGTCCCAGCCCGGCTTGATCTTCAGTTTGATACGGCGGTAGCCCTGTTCCACGTGCCGCCGCACCACGTCCACCGTCGCGGCCTCGTCGGGCTGGATGCCCAGGCTCACGCCGACCTCCACCTCGCGCTTGTGGCCGCCCAGCAGGGTGCCCAGCGGCACGCCCAGCGTCCGCGCCCACAGGTCCCACGCCGCCATCTCCACCATCGCCCGCGCCATGCGGTTGCCCCGAAAGCCGCCGAGGGCCGCCTCCAGCGCCTCGGGGTTGGCAAAGGTGCGTCCCAGCACGCGCGGCAAAAACACCTCACGCAGCAGGCTCAGCGCCCCGGCGATGGTTTCCTCGCGGTACATCGGCGCGGCCTCCATCGTGCCCTCGCTGACCCCCTGCACGCCGTCCCCGTGCAGCACCAGCAGCGGCACCAGCTTCTCGGTCTGCACCCCGAAACTCGTCTCGAAGCGGAACTTCAGCGGCAGGCGCACCAGCAGGATTTCAGCAGCCTCAACTCGGAACATGCCCCAGTATGCCCGCTGGTGAACTGGCGACATGAGGCCAGGACGACCTGAAGGGCCTTTCCAGGCAGGCTTTTCACCGTTTGTGGAGCGGAGGGATGGGGGGAGTTGACAGGATGGGGGAGGGGGTGTATCTTTTCTGAGCCTCAAGCGAGGCGGGCAGCATGACAGGTGAAGAGATGCGAGAGCAGGGCCACCTGACAGGGTGGTATGAGCGGAAGTCCCTTGGGATTTCTCCAGACTCGTGAAGAGCCGCGAGGCTCAGAGGCACCAGGCTTCGGCCTGGGGTGAACACTAATCAACGAACGGTCCGCGAGCGGACCGACGCTTGAGCCATTTTATGGAGAGTTTGATCCTGGCTCAGGGTGAACGCTGGCGGCGTGCTTAAGACATGCAAGTCGAACGCAGTCTTCGGACTGAGTGGCGCACGGGTGAGTAACACGTAACTGACCT belongs to Deinococcus carri and includes:
- the menC gene encoding o-succinylbenzoate synthase; protein product: MFRVEAAEILLVRLPLKFRFETSFGVQTEKLVPLLVLHGDGVQGVSEGTMEAAPMYREETIAGALSLLREVFLPRVLGRTFANPEALEAALGGFRGNRMARAMVEMAAWDLWARTLGVPLGTLLGGHKREVEVGVSLGIQPDEAATVDVVRRHVEQGYRRIKLKIKPGWDVGPVRAVREAFPDIRLTVDANSAYTLADSGRLAALDAYDLTYIEQPLAWDDLVDHAELQRRLRTPLCLDESVASAQDARKGLALGAGRVINIKVARVGGHAEARRVHDVAQAFGAPVWCGGMLESGVGRAHNIHLSTLPDFTLPGDTSSASRYWETDVVNEALEATDGLMPVPQGPGIGVTLNRDFIAGRAELDEEYRA
- a CDS encoding DUF4384 domain-containing protein, with protein sequence MKKPAILFALTASLLAPLAAPALAAPVISAQSIIVNPVQTSLQARVWVDRDASGSRTPNYRIGDRIRVSVSVNENAYVYLFYVDPDGSVDQILPNRLGGSNYVRKGEVRTFPSPRDNFVFNVGGNPGLNKVLVVASRRPLDLSELSSFRSGQPFAQVNAKGSQQLAQALSIVVNPVEQPVPQQDWVSDTAFFNATY
- a CDS encoding DEAD/DEAH box helicase, with amino-acid sequence MLPARSPYARLEGFLRDILGGGAALLHEDEAAPARTLRAADLGWSEAVRRGFGFPEVFSHQAETYRLMRDGRHVIVTTPTASGKTGAFFPAVFERLERDPQATALFVYPLVALGQDQRDKLSAFRERGEFGWDIGAFQGGAQPGEVFRENVRMVTATPDKLHWSLTQPRVREFLRRLSFIVLDEAHTYRGGFGSEVAGMLRRLLDLARALGANPQVVLSTATIGNPAEFARELVGVDAVEVSESGAARHGKRYYLADHRGQPRRFWDAVVSASIQRNLKVLAFFRGRSRAARLYSTYRAQPLYRSHVHLYMAGTSDREGRLTEFRRASSGVMFATNALEAGVDIGDLEVVIIDGYPGSRMAFRQMAGRAGRVAPGLVLYLPALNEQGVPQPVDAFYSNAGNFRELVTGPIEKAVVEAENPYLSPRHRARANEEFKAAGLPAEVGPGPKYWNLRGEGSAKFAVIEESDWVQKGHRAFDAPLESPSQHYALTEKHEGAVFTLDGQGYKVTRWEEHPAGTAILVEKFDAANLFTRGLYSIEVSPVKMGEWVRRGPLAYRHGEVVIRRRYTGFMMMRQVFERVCTGCDREPDPTERVCRSCGGRIQDRMQDHKLSEHLYDDPLELPPFRTSALEVGVDARATEQPTAVAHTLKHLLQKLTPERVACDENDLAGAFRSDRDNYFFLYDDWLGGLGVSRRAFENMDDLLRRALDLTAKTCCKEPHGCYECIAVSRCYAPFLASGERRPTDKPATRAFLEALLGVQIAPQPEPDAVTLPEVPALPASWPLQARELLDLHGLSLPEVSARLGIPSRELQRAVSTTEPLRLRHAKFGEGVFLQGFGQGDRREVLAYFPGVGQKRLLLKFAGLTVIEKAGAAAAPGG
- a CDS encoding acyl-CoA acyltransferase — encoded protein: MRALEDVQVQAWGYADREVLPATMFRIGAHTGAIVLGAYPAQGDAAALPFGLAYGFPALQGGQVWHHSHLLAVGPGWRGSGAAVALKLAQRERALAQGLTRMTWTFDPLVARNARLNLGKLGARAVSYHPDWYALGEDRETAFPADRLVVEWDLTRPHAERPAPPAQGERALEAAGDLPGPSRLNLSGERVLAEVPTQADRLPEAARLAWRLALREVLGAYLARGYAVTDLAREGERAFYVLTR
- a CDS encoding 4Fe-4S dicluster domain-containing protein, producing the protein MLEGVLNRLGEYGNQLPRYTAPRCLLERQAVGGCDACHATCPHDAIRLGPLGSSIEIDPQACTGCGLCVQVCPSGALEYDLTAPLQSVRDAGQAAGGEASLTCSQSGAGGPTLACLGWVTPALVSAAGAWDTPLTLLHGDCRTCPVGAPDVPERLRRVAGEAQALRAATGQPARVTVREATPEDRDRAVRVSRRGAFTQLLRAGRQQVAQALPERPLPFVDWSQPEERTPEEWRWRARTLVPAPAPDAGVHWPAPLVDDTCIDCPVCANVCPTQAITRDLKPEGGVQLLLNLSACTSCMACLRSCPPQAIHMQEEWLPAAFHLPILIRDSDSVM